A genomic stretch from Anoplolepis gracilipes chromosome 16, ASM4749672v1, whole genome shotgun sequence includes:
- the LOC140674778 gene encoding uncharacterized protein → MGLEVTLSKTEAIWFAPVGKREPPRDKSKIEIEGVVVEVGIQLKYLGLILDSRWSFGPLLEKLAPRVRAFCLFGPPGGSGPGNIGIPATKDDCKAQAPGSTTQILEWEEDLSNTRTGLRAAEAIRPIFIDWVDRRHGALDFRTVQVLTGHGCFGKYLHRIDRKRSAASHHCGASEDTAEHTLAECQAWEDQRRVLRDAIGEEVSLAAMMKAMVTGEDQWRAAATFCGDVMSRKEAAERERETDPRSRVTLASHCTATHSRGSVARWSRNAAIGAAAGVYGHPLPPAQM, encoded by the exons ATGGGTCTTGAGGTAACCCTGTCAAAGACAGAGGCGATATGGTTCGCCCCTGTTGGCAAAAGGGAGCCGCCTCGAGACAAATCAAAAATAGAAATCGAGGGTGTCGTGGTCGAGGTTGGGATCCAATTGAAGTATCTGGGCCTCATCCTCGACAGTCGGTGGAGCTTCGGGCCTCTCTTGGAGAAACTAGCTCCCCGAGTGCGGGCGTTCTGCCTGTTTGG CCCGCCAGGAGGATCCGGACCCGGAAATATCGGGATCCCTGCCACCAAGGATGATTGCAAGGCTCAGGCTCCAGGCTCGACAACGCAAATCTTAGAGTGGGAAGAGGACCTGTCCAATACTAGGACAGGTCTACGCGCCGCCGAGGCTATTCGCCCAATCTTCATTGACTGGGTGGACCGACGACACGGCGCCCTCGATTTTAGGACGGTGCAGGTGCTCACCGGACATGGTTGCTTCGGGAAGTACCTGCACCGAATAGATAGGAAGCGGTCGGCTGCGTCCCACCATTGTGGCGCCTCGGAGGACACGGCTGAACACACTCTGGCTGAATGCCAGGCGTGGGAGGACCAACGCCGTGTCCTCCGGGACGCCATAGGGGAAGAGGTCTCCCTGGCCGCCATGATGAAAGCCATGGTGACCGGGGAGGACCAATGGAGGGCGGCCGCCACCTTCTGTGGGGACGTCATGTCCCGGAAGGAGGCGgccgaaagagagagggaaacgGACCCAA GGTCGCGGGTGACACTCGCGTCCCATTGCACCGCGACCCATAGCAGGGGAAGCGTTGCGAGGTGGTCCCGCAACGCCGCCATCGGTGCGGCAGCGGGTGTCTACGGACATCCACTGCCGCCCGCGCAAATGTGA